A region of Streptomyces sp. NBC_01750 DNA encodes the following proteins:
- a CDS encoding phosphatidylglycerol lysyltransferase domain-containing protein: MSATVDGDKSGLVPDRVRRVLRGPRPEAVPALVGTACTLVGLIDVAAGVFPRFRHSRMHTLAEVLPGSTGPFAAALSLCAGVLLLLLAHGLKRHKRRAWRAAVILLPAGAVGQFVYRHSVIGALVSLVLLTLLLRHRGEFAALPDPRSRWKALANFILMGAGSLGLGLVIVSVHPGNEVGSPSLTDRLEHVLYGLFGFEGPVDYGDGVSWTVGYSLGALGLLTAVTTIYLAFRPEHPAARLTEDDENRLRDLLTRHGGRDSLGHFALRRDKAVVFSPSGKAAVTYRVVSGVMLASGDPIGDVEAWPGAIERFMDEAKAHSWTPAVMGCSETGGEVWTRETGLDALELGDEAVVDVADFSLTGRAMRNVRQMVKRIERNGYETRVRRARDLSDQELEQIRQAAAAWRGTDTERGFSMALGRIGDPADGDAVIATAHKEDADSPYGDLKAIIHFVPWGADGMSLELMRRDRSADPGMNELLIVAALQASPGLKIERVSLNFAMFRSALARGEKIGAGPVLRMWRGLLVFLSRWFQIESLYKFNAKFQPRWEPRFVVFRNTRDLPRIGFAAMQAEGFVNVALPRLFPRHRPARQPRPCAHTTIHKAEHEVRAA, encoded by the coding sequence ATGTCTGCAACGGTAGATGGGGACAAATCAGGATTGGTTCCGGATCGGGTACGTCGCGTGTTGCGCGGCCCCCGACCGGAGGCGGTCCCTGCGCTGGTCGGCACGGCCTGCACGCTCGTCGGCCTGATCGACGTTGCCGCCGGGGTCTTTCCCCGTTTCCGGCACAGTCGGATGCACACACTCGCCGAGGTGCTGCCGGGGTCCACCGGCCCGTTCGCCGCGGCGCTCTCACTCTGCGCCGGCGTACTTCTGCTCCTGCTCGCCCACGGGCTCAAGCGCCACAAGCGCCGCGCCTGGCGGGCCGCGGTGATTCTGCTGCCCGCCGGGGCCGTGGGGCAGTTCGTCTACCGCCACTCGGTGATCGGCGCGCTGGTCTCGCTGGTGCTGCTGACGCTGCTGCTGCGCCACCGGGGCGAATTCGCAGCGCTGCCCGACCCACGCAGCCGCTGGAAGGCGCTCGCCAACTTCATCCTCATGGGCGCCGGTTCGCTGGGCCTCGGCCTGGTCATCGTCAGCGTGCACCCCGGCAACGAGGTCGGCAGCCCCAGCCTCACCGACCGCCTCGAGCACGTCCTGTACGGACTCTTCGGCTTCGAGGGTCCCGTCGACTACGGCGACGGGGTGTCCTGGACGGTCGGCTACTCTCTCGGCGCGCTCGGTCTGCTGACCGCCGTCACCACCATCTATCTCGCCTTCCGCCCGGAGCACCCGGCCGCGCGCCTCACCGAGGACGACGAGAACCGTCTGCGTGACCTGCTCACCAGGCACGGTGGCCGGGACTCACTGGGCCACTTCGCGCTCCGCCGCGACAAGGCCGTCGTCTTCTCCCCGAGCGGCAAGGCCGCCGTCACCTACCGCGTGGTCTCCGGCGTGATGCTCGCCAGCGGCGACCCGATCGGCGACGTCGAGGCCTGGCCCGGCGCCATCGAGCGCTTCATGGACGAGGCCAAGGCGCACTCCTGGACCCCGGCGGTGATGGGCTGCTCGGAGACCGGCGGCGAGGTCTGGACCCGGGAGACCGGTCTGGACGCGCTGGAGCTGGGTGACGAGGCGGTGGTGGACGTCGCGGATTTCTCCCTCACCGGGCGCGCGATGCGAAACGTGCGTCAGATGGTGAAGCGCATCGAGCGCAATGGCTACGAAACCCGGGTACGGCGCGCTCGTGACCTCTCCGACCAGGAGCTCGAGCAGATCCGGCAGGCCGCGGCGGCCTGGCGCGGCACCGACACCGAGCGCGGCTTCTCGATGGCGCTGGGCCGGATAGGCGACCCGGCCGACGGCGACGCCGTGATCGCCACCGCGCACAAGGAAGACGCCGACTCTCCGTACGGCGACCTGAAGGCGATCATCCACTTCGTTCCGTGGGGCGCGGACGGTATGTCCCTGGAGCTGATGCGCCGCGACCGCTCCGCCGACCCCGGCATGAACGAACTGCTGATCGTCGCAGCGCTGCAGGCCTCTCCCGGGCTGAAGATCGAGCGGGTCTCACTAAACTTCGCGATGTTCCGGTCGGCGCTCGCCCGTGGCGAGAAGATCGGCGCGGGCCCGGTGCTGCGGATGTGGCGCGGCCTGCTCGTCTTCCTGTCCCGCTGGTTCCAGATCGAGTCGCTGTACAAGTTCAACGCGAAGTTCCAGCCACGCTGGGAGCCGCGCTTCGTGGTCTTCCGCAACACGCGTGACCTGCCCCGGATAGGTTTCGCCGCGATGCAGGCGGAGGGCTTCGTGAACGTCGCGCTCCCCCGCCTCTTCCCGCGCCACCGCCCGGCCCGCCAGCCGCGCCCCTGCGCGCACACCACCATCCACAAGGCAGAACACGAGGTCCGCGCGGCGTGA
- a CDS encoding alpha/beta hydrolase translates to MGLTSNKVLALAIIVAVLLFATTVWLWPRLSRRSWRAVTGRVGLLLATQLALFSAVGLAANNSFLFYGSWSDLFGQEQDMGVVVDHSADGKRVKVVGTQKLDVPGGSRPATGGQIQKVVVVGEKSKIDSPAYVYLPPEYFQAKYEKSTFPASVVLTGYPGTAENLLKGLKYPRTAFMQAKEGKMRPMILVMLRPTVAPPRDTECVDVPDGPQTETFFAKDLPKAISETYRVGTKPRNWGFIGNSTGGYCALKIAMHHPEQFGASAGLSAYYKAADDPTTGDLFHGRKKEKSRANLLWSLDHLPQGKSSFLVTTSKAGEANLKATLAFIKKVKSPARVSSITLDSGGHNFNTWRREIPPALTWISGRLSAS, encoded by the coding sequence ATGGGTCTGACCAGTAACAAAGTCCTGGCCTTGGCGATCATCGTGGCCGTGCTGCTGTTTGCGACCACCGTCTGGCTCTGGCCGCGGCTCTCGCGCCGCAGCTGGCGTGCCGTGACGGGCAGGGTCGGGCTGCTGCTGGCGACCCAGCTCGCGCTCTTCAGTGCCGTCGGCCTCGCGGCCAACAACTCCTTCCTCTTCTACGGCTCTTGGTCCGACCTCTTCGGTCAGGAACAGGACATGGGTGTGGTGGTGGACCACTCGGCCGACGGCAAGCGCGTCAAGGTTGTCGGCACGCAGAAGCTGGATGTTCCGGGCGGCTCGCGGCCCGCGACGGGCGGTCAGATACAAAAGGTCGTCGTGGTGGGCGAAAAGTCGAAGATCGACAGCCCTGCGTACGTCTATCTGCCGCCGGAGTATTTCCAGGCGAAATACGAGAAGAGCACATTTCCGGCATCCGTCGTGCTGACCGGATACCCGGGAACCGCGGAGAACCTGCTCAAGGGCCTGAAGTACCCGAGGACGGCCTTCATGCAGGCCAAGGAAGGCAAGATGCGGCCGATGATCCTGGTGATGCTGCGGCCGACCGTCGCGCCGCCGCGGGACACCGAGTGCGTGGACGTACCGGACGGGCCGCAGACGGAGACCTTCTTCGCCAAGGATCTGCCGAAGGCGATCTCGGAGACGTACCGGGTCGGGACCAAGCCGCGGAACTGGGGCTTCATCGGGAATTCCACCGGTGGTTACTGCGCACTGAAGATCGCGATGCACCACCCGGAGCAGTTCGGGGCGAGCGCGGGCCTCTCCGCGTACTACAAGGCCGCCGACGACCCGACGACCGGTGATCTCTTCCACGGCAGGAAGAAGGAGAAGAGCCGGGCCAATCTGCTGTGGAGCCTGGACCACCTGCCGCAGGGGAAGTCGTCCTTCCTGGTCACGACCTCGAAGGCGGGCGAGGCGAACCTCAAGGCGACGCTGGCCTTCATCAAGAAGGTGAAGTCGCCCGCGCGCGTCTCGTCGATCACGCTCGACAGCGGCGGGCACAACTTCAACACCTGGCGGCGCGAGATTCCGCCGGCGCTGACCTGGATCAGCGGCAGGCTCAGTGCTTCGTAG
- a CDS encoding ABC transporter ATP-binding protein, which translates to MIRFEQVTKRYPDGTTAVDDLSFEVAEGELVTLVGPSGCGKTTTMKMVNRLIEPSSGRIFLDGNDISAIDPVQLRRRIGYVIQQVGLFPHKTVLENTATVPHLLGWKRGKGRERAAELLDLVGLDPSVYGDRYPEQLSGGQRQRVGVARALAADPPVLLMDEPFGAVDPVVREHLQNEFLRLQSQVRKTVLFVTHDIEEAVRLGDRIAVYGQGRIEQFDVPAAVLGTPATPYVADFVGADRGLKRLSVTPIEKGDLEQPPVVHLDDPLPHKLGSRWAVVLDAEDNLHGWISAEQTGATGSVREHARRMEAWLPVGASLKQAFSTMLQHDAGWIAVIDEEETGRFLGVLTPARLHEALRRSIDADAQDIPRTEVALETIETVKTT; encoded by the coding sequence ATGATCCGTTTCGAGCAGGTCACCAAGCGGTACCCGGACGGGACGACGGCGGTCGACGACCTGTCGTTCGAGGTCGCCGAGGGCGAACTGGTCACGCTCGTCGGACCGTCCGGCTGCGGGAAGACCACGACCATGAAGATGGTCAATCGCCTTATCGAGCCGAGCAGCGGCCGGATATTCCTGGACGGGAACGACATATCCGCCATCGATCCGGTCCAACTGCGGCGCCGTATCGGCTATGTGATCCAGCAGGTCGGTCTTTTCCCGCACAAAACGGTCCTGGAGAACACCGCGACCGTCCCCCATCTCCTCGGCTGGAAGCGCGGCAAGGGCCGTGAGCGCGCCGCCGAACTCCTCGACCTGGTCGGCCTCGACCCGTCCGTCTACGGCGACCGCTACCCCGAGCAGCTCTCCGGCGGTCAGCGCCAGCGCGTCGGTGTGGCCCGGGCGCTGGCGGCCGACCCGCCCGTGCTGCTGATGGACGAGCCGTTCGGGGCGGTGGACCCGGTGGTGCGCGAGCATCTGCAGAACGAGTTCCTGAGACTTCAGTCCCAGGTCCGCAAGACCGTGCTCTTCGTCACCCACGACATCGAGGAGGCCGTCCGCCTCGGCGACCGTATCGCCGTCTACGGCCAGGGGCGGATCGAGCAGTTCGACGTACCGGCGGCGGTGCTCGGCACCCCCGCCACCCCGTACGTCGCGGACTTCGTCGGCGCCGACCGCGGTCTCAAGCGCCTCTCGGTCACCCCTATCGAGAAGGGTGATCTGGAGCAGCCGCCGGTCGTCCATCTCGACGACCCGCTGCCCCACAAGCTCGGCTCCCGCTGGGCCGTCGTCCTGGACGCCGAGGACAATCTGCACGGCTGGATCTCGGCCGAGCAGACCGGCGCGACGGGATCCGTACGCGAACACGCCCGCCGGATGGAGGCGTGGCTGCCGGTCGGCGCCTCGCTCAAGCAGGCGTTCTCCACCATGCTCCAGCACGACGCGGGCTGGATCGCGGTCATCGACGAGGAGGAGACCGGGCGCTTCCTCGGCGTCCTCACACCGGCGCGGCTGCACGAGGCCCTGCGCCGCTCCATCGACGCGGACGCGCAGGACATCCCGCGCACCGAAGTCGCGCTGGAGACGATCGAAACGGTCAAGACGACCTGA